GTTCCTTGCAATTTATTCGGCAATACAGGGCTATCCTTCGGGCACTGAATTTAAGGCAATGGCCGATTCTGCTAAAGCCGGACTGAAAGCCGGACCGTGGGTATTGATAGTCATCTATTTCTTCTTAACGGTAGCTGAACTGTTCATTTCTCCGTTAGGCCTTTCATTTGTATCCAAAGTAGCTCCCAAACATATTCAAGGTTTATGTCAAGGTTTGTGGCTGGGTGCAACGGCGATAGGTAATCTTTTCTTGTGGGTAGGCCCGTTGATGTACAATAAGATTCCTATTTGGGAATGTTGGACGGTATTCTTCATTGTTTGTCTTATATCTATGGGAGTTATGCTGGGCATGGTCAAATGGTTAGAGCGTGTGACAAAATAATCACCGAGTTTTATAAAAAGGAAAGAGGATAATCCGGTAATCATCAGGTTATCCTCTTTCCTTTTTATAAAGCTTGGTGAGGTTTTACTAAATTTCCAATCCCATGATATAATCGTTCATGTAATACCCATTCCCAATTGGAAAATCTCCTTCTCTTAACTTTTTCATTCCCATATGTTCATAGAATTGCAGTGCCTTATTGTTGCGGTTTACATTCAGTTCCATCAAGCACGGGTCGGGATGCACTTCCTTAATGTATTTTATAGCTTCATGGAACAGGAAACTTCCGCAGTGCACACCTTGATAGCAGGGTAGTACATAAATCTTTTGCAGATGGAATATATTCTCACCTTGTGGCTGTACGGATACATATCCTGCCGCTTCGCATTCTTTGTAGGCCAGAAGGTAAACATGTCCTTCTTCTTCCATCTGTTTACGGATGTTTTTCCGTGAATACATCCAGTCCATCATGTAGTCTATTTGTTCAGGGGTAAGAATCTCTTTATAGGTTGCAGGAAATATCTGCTGTGCAAGTTCCTGGATTAATTCGCAATCAGAAGTTGTTGCTTTTTTAATGGTAAACATATCATTCGTATT
Above is a window of Bacteroides helcogenes P 36-108 DNA encoding:
- a CDS encoding GNAT family N-acetyltransferase; the encoded protein is MFTIKKATTSDCELIQELAQQIFPATYKEILTPEQIDYMMDWMYSRKNIRKQMEEEGHVYLLAYKECEAAGYVSVQPQGENIFHLQKIYVLPCYQGVHCGSFLFHEAIKYIKEVHPDPCLMELNVNRNNKALQFYEHMGMKKLREGDFPIGNGYYMNDYIMGLEI